From Acidovorax sp. 1608163:
AGAAGAACAGCAGCGCCACAGCGGCCACCGTCAGCCCCTCCAGCGTCTGGGCGGCCACGCCCGATGCAGGCAGCACGCTGGCCACCGTCACGGTGCCCAGCAAGGCGAGTGTGAAATTGTCAGGAAGAAAGCGGGAACGGGCCATGGGTCAAAACACACGCAAAGTCATGAACAGGGAGCACTGGCAAACCAGGGCCAAGGACTTGCATTGGACCCCAGCCCCATTCCAAAGAGAAATGGATTTCTCTGATGGATTTATGATTTGAGCGCATGAATATCACCCTGCGCCAATTGCACGTATTCCAGTCGGTGGCGGACACCCGCAACTTCAGCCGCACCGGCGATGCCGTGGGGCTGACCCAACCGGCCGTGAGCCGCTGCATCACCGAACTAGAGGCCCAACTGGGCCTGAAGCTGCTCAACCGCACCACGCGGGAGGTGACACTGACCGACGCAGGCCAGCGCCTGGCGGCACGCCTGCCCCGCGTGCTGGAGGAGCTGGAAACCACCCTGCTGGATGTGCGCGAGCTAGCGACTGAACGGCGTGGCCGCGTGCGCGTGGCCAGCAGCCCCACGCTGTCGGCCAACCTGATGCCCGACTGCATTGCCCAGGCCCACAGCGCCCTGCCAGGGCTGGAGCTGGTGCTGCTGGACCGCATTCAGAGCGCGGTACTGGCCAGCGTGTTGTCGGGCGAGGTGGACTTTGGTGTGGTGATCGATCCCAGCGAGCGCGATGCCCTGCACTGCGAGACCATCCTGACCGAGCCCTTTTGTCTGGCCTGCCCACCCGGCCACCGACTGGTCCGCAAGCGCCAGGTGCGCTGGGCTGACCTGCAGGGCGAGGCCCTGGTGCTGCTGGACCACGAATCGGGCAGCCGCCGCCTGATCGACCGCGCCCTGGCCGAGCACAGCGTGCAATGCACAGTGGCGCAAGAGGTGGGCCACCCCACCACCATCTTTCGCATGCTGGATGCGGGGCTGGGCATCTCCGTCATCCCCACCTTGGCCATCCCACCCGAGGGGCTGCCACAGCTGGCCGTGCGCCCCCTGCTCCCCCGCATCAACCGCGAGATCATGCTGGTGCACCGGCGCAACCGGGCGCTCTCGCCGGTGGCACAGGCGGCGTGGGACTTGGTGAGGGATGTGGCGGCGCAGCGGGCAAGCACATGAGCCAGCAAAGGCCTCAGGGGCTTCGGTTGCCCTGGTATCAACGCAGCAGTGACAGCACCCCTTGCGGCAACTGATTGGCCTGGGCCACCATCGCCGTGCCAGCCTGCTGCAAGATTTGCGCACGCGAGAGGTTAGCTGTTTCAGAGGCGAAATCTGCATCCAGGATGCGCGAGCGCGAGGCAGACAGGTTTTCCGAGGTGACCTGCAGGTTCGAGATAGAGGTTTCAAAGCGCGACTGCAACGCGCCGAGCTTGGCGCGTTCACCATTGATGAAACTCAGGGCGGAATCGACCGTCTTGAGTGCATCTGTCGCTTTCGCGAACGTAGTGATGTCCAGCTCAGAGACCTTCTTGATGGTGGACGACGCAGCCGTTGCGGCATTGGTGCCCGTCGCCGTTACAGAAAATGATTTCTCAGAATCCAGGGTGACATAGCCGCTCGTTTTTGCGTTGTCAGATGTGGCGTTGACTGCCAAGACAACCGCAGCGCCCACGTTGGCACCAGCAGCATCCAGTTTCTGGACCGTCACGGTGCCTGCATTGGGGGTGTTGAAGTCATTGATCAGGACATCGTTGCCGGTGGCATTGGTCATCTGTATCTTGGTGCCATCGGCGCTCAAAGCAGCCGTCACCCCGGTCTTAGAAGACTGGTCATTGATAGCGCTGATGGCGGCCGACAAACCATCAGCGGTATTGCTGGCCGACAACGTGAAAGAAATCGACTGACCCACTGTATTGTCGGACTGGATAGCCAGCGTATAAGCCCCGGCAGCCCCAAACGCTACGCTCAACTCGGTACGGGCGGTTGCGGTAACGCCCGTGTCGGCCTTGACCCCATTCACAGAAGCAGCAATAGCGGATGCGGTCGCCAAAGACGCTACAGCGATGTCTTTGCTACCCACAAAACCGTTCACCGACAGGGTCCCTGCAGTCACTCCATTGTTGTTGTTGTTTGTGGTGGTTGCCGTTCCAGCGGCAAGCACTTGGTTGTTGCCATAACCGTTGGTGCGCAAGTCCCCGGTCGAGGCGACGATGGTTTGGTTTGCGTTGGCCCCCACCTGGAACTGCTGCGTGCCAAAACTGCCATCCATCAGCTTCATACCGTTGAATTCAGTGGTTTTGGAAATGCGGTCCAACTCGCTCACCAACTGACCCACTTCTGCCTGCAGGGCCTGGCGGTCGCCAGCGCTGTTGGTGGCATTGGCAGACTGCACAGCCAGTTCACGCACACGCTGCAAGATATCACCTGAAGCCTTGAGCGCGCCCTCCGCCGTCTGGGCCAGGGATATGCCGTCGTTGGCATTGCGCACCGCCTGGTTCAAGCCTTTGATTTGGCTGGTAAAGCGCTCGGAAATGGCCAGCCCTGCGGCATCGTCCTTGGCGCTGTTGATGCGCAGCCCAGAGGAAAGGCGCTGGATGGAAGTATTGAGCGAAGACTGACTGGCACCGAGGTTGCGCTGTGCGGTCAGTGAGGCGACGTTGGTATTGATGGTGGCTGCCATGCGCGCGATCCTGCTAAGTGTCTTGTGGGTTTCAAGGGCGGTTTAGGCCGACCACTCTCGTATCGGCGCGCTGCCAAAAAACTTGAGCAAAGTCAGGACGCGCTTCGCTCCAACCCTGCGCAGGATCGCGCGCCCGTCACCACCGGTAAAAGCCAGCCAACACCAGTGCGGCTTCTGAGGTAAAAGCCCCCTGCACCATGCGCTCATGCACCTGTGCCGGGGCGAGCAGCTCAAACCGCTCCACCTCTCCGTCCTGGTTGTTGGGCTCCAGTGCGTGCGGCACCTGGGCCTGGAACCAGTCGATGCGCTCGACCATGAAGCCCACGCCACCGCCCTCGCGGCTGGGGCGGCTGAAGTCGACATGGCCGCCGTGGGTGACGGCCTCTAGCTGGGCCACGTCCAGCCCCGCTTCTTCCCAGGTTTCGCGGGCCAAGGCCTGGGGCAATGAATCGGCGGCAGACACCATGCCGCCCATCAGCGTGTCCCACATGCCGGGGTTGTTGGGCTTGGTGAGCGAGCGCTTTTGTACCCACATGCGGCCGTCGGGCGCCAGGCCCACCAGGTGCACGGCGCGCGTGGTGATGCCCAGCACGCGCACGGCGCCCCGCTCTACCGTGCCCACCACCTCGCCTTGCGGGTTGGTCACGGCCAGTTGCTCGTTGCGCCACGGGCCGCAGCGGCCTGCGGCATGCAGGACGGCAGCCACCGCATTGAGCGCTGGGGTGATCTCTTCGGGCGCCACCTGCAAGTGCCATGCGGGCCCTGCACCCAACTCCTGAATTGATAGCTGGTAGCGCTTATCCAGCAAGCGCTGCAGGCCAATCTCATTCAAAAAACCCTGGGCCACCGAACCCACCACCTGCCCTGCTGCCACCAGCGGCATGCGGGCCTGGGCTGCGGGCTGGTGGGCCGCCTGGCGGGCGGTCACCAGCCACTGGGCCAGGGCCGCATGGGGTGGCACGGGGCTGGGCTTCAACGCATTCAACACAGGCACACGCACCGTCACAGCGTGAGGATGGTGCAGCCGGTGGTCTTGCGCGCCTCCAGGTCGCGGTGGGCCTGCTGCACCTCAGCCAGGGGGTAACGCTGGTCGATGTGGATCTTGACTTGGCCGCTGGCGACCACCGCAAACAGGTCGTCGGCCATGGCCTGGGTGGCTTCGCGCGTGGCGATGTGGGTGAACAGCGTTTGGCGCGTGACGTACAACGAGCCCTTGGCGCCCAGCATGCCTGGGGCAAAGGCCGGCGCCGGGCCCGATGCATTGCCAAAGCTGGCCATGAGGCCGAAGGGGCGCAGGCAGTCGAGGGACTTGTCCCAGGTGTCTTTGCCCACCGAGTCGTACACCACCTTGACGCCCTTGCCCCCGGTGATGTCCTTCACGCGGGCGGCAAAGTCTTCTGTGCTGTAGTTGATGGCGTGGGCCGCGCCGTTGGCCAGTGCCAGCTGGCATTTGGCGTCTGACCCGGCCGTGCCGATCAGCTGCAGGCCCAGGGCCTTAGCCCACTGGCAGGCGATGAGCCCCACCCCGCCCGCTGCGGCATGGAACAGCACAAAGTCACCAGGCTGCAGGCCTTCCACCGGCAGTGTTTTCTTGAGCAGGTACTGCGCCGTCAGGCCCTTGAGCATCATGGCAGCGCCGGTCTCAAAGTCGATGGCATCGGGCAGCTTGCACACTGTCTTGGCGGGCATGACACGCGCCTCGCAGTAGCTGCCGGGGGGCGCGCTGGCGTAGGCGGCGCGGTCGCCGGGTTGCAGGTGCGTGACACCCTCGCCCACGGCCTCGACCACCCCGGCGCCCTCCATGCCAATGGTGGCGGGCATGCCCAGCGGGTACAGGCCCGTGCGGTGGTACACGTCAATGAAGTTCAGGCCCACGGCACGGTGGCGGATGCGGATCTCGCCGGGCCCGGGCTCACCCACCGGCACATCAACAATCTGGAGTTCTTCGGGACCACCATGCTGGCGGATCTGGACGGCAAGGCTCATGGCAACAGGCTCCTGTAAGGGGTGGAACGCGCCAACGGCGCGTGCAGGACAAACGGCCGCCATCCTGCCATGAATCCACCAGCCTTGCCTGCCGAGCTTTCTGTGGCACACGAGCGCGACGAAGGGCTGCGCGCAGTACCCCTTCCCTGCAGCGCGCACACCAAGGCCGTTACATTTCTGGGCATGACCCAAAGACTCACGCCCGGCACGGCGGCGCTGCTGGTAACCGCCCCCCTGCTGTGGGCCGGCAACGCCGTGGTAGGCCGACTGGTGCACACCATGATTGCCCCCATCGCCTTGAACTTCATTCGCTGGCTGCTGGCCTTTGCCATCCTGCTGCCCCTGGCGCATGCGGTGTTGCGCAAAGACAGCCCGCTGTGGCCGCACTGGCGGCGTTATGCCGTGCTGGGACTGCTGGGCATTGGGCTGTACAACGCGCTGCAGTACATGGCGCTGCAAACCTCCACGCCCATCAATGTGACGCTGGTGGGCTCCAGCATGCCGGTATGGATGCTGGCCGTGGGCACGCTGTTCTTTGGTGCCAAGGTCACGCGCCAGCAGCTGGCCGGTGCCGTGCTGTCCATCGCCGGGGTGCTCATCGTCTTGAGCCGGGGCGAGTGGGGCCAGTTGCTGGCGCTGCGCCTGGTGCCGGGCGACCTCTTCATGCTGCTGGCCACGGGGTCTTGGTCGTTTTACAGCTGGCTGCTGGTGCGCACCAGCGAGCCCGCCAGCCTGCGGGGTGACTGGGCGGCGTTTTTGATGGCGCAGATGGTGTTCGGCCTGGGCTGGTCGGGCGCATTTGCGGGCGTGGAATGGGGCCTGGGCCGCACGCACATTGACTGGAGCTGGCCCCTGGCGGCGGCGCTGGCCTTCATTGCCGTGGGGCCTGCCGTGCTGGCCTACCGCTGCTGGGGCGTGGGCGTTCAGCGGGCGGGGCCTGCCGTGGCGGGTTTCTTCATCAACCTGACGCCGCTGTTTGCCGCGCTGCTGTCGGCCGCGTTCCTGGGGGAGACGCCGCACCTGTTCCACGGCGTGGCGTTCGCGCTGATCGTGGGAGGGATTGTGGTGTCGTCTAGGCGCTGAGGCGCAGCCCCTCGGAGGGCCTTAGGCCTCCAGACCGGCGGCAGCCGGATCGCGGGCCAGCAGGGCTTCCAGCTCTTGCACAGGCATGGGGTGGCCCAGCAAATAGCCCTGGAAGTAGTGGCAGCCGTAGCGGGCCAATGTGTCGCGCTGCTCGGCGGTTTCCACCCCTTCGGCAATCACGTCCAGCTCCAGGTTGCGCGCCATGCCGATGATGGTCTGCACGATCACATCGTCGGTCTGCTTGGCGCCCAGGTTGCGCACAAAGGACTGGTCGATCTTGAGCTGGTCCAGCGGCAGGCGCGTGAGGTAGGCCAGAGACGAGTAGCCGGTGCCAAAGTCGTCCACCGAAAACCGCACGCCCTTGGTCTTGAGTTGCACCATCTTGGCAATGGTGTCGTCCACATCGTCCAACACCAGTGATTCCGTCAGCTCCAGTTTGAGCAGATGGGCTTGGGCCCCGGTCTCGCGCAGCACCTCGACCACCCGGGCCACAAAGTCGCGCTGGCGAAACTGCCGCGCGCTGACGTTGACCGACACCTGCACATGCTGGTAGCGGGCATCGCCCTTCCAGGCGGCAAGTTGCTCACACGCCGTGCGCAGCACCCAGTGGCCAATGGGCACGATCAACTCGCTCTCCTCGGCAACGGCGATGAACTGCCCTGGCGCCACCAGACCGCGCTCAGGATGGCGCCAGCGGATGAGCCCCTCCACCCCCACGATGCGCCCATCCAGGCGCTGTTGGGGTTGGTAGTGCAGCTCAAACTGGCTGCCCGTGATGGCCAGTTGCAGGTCGTTTTCCAGTTGCACCCGCTGGTTGATGGCGATCTGCATCTGCGGGTCGAAAAAGCACAGCGAGTTGCGCCCCTGCGACTTGACCTGGTACATGGCGATGTCGGCCTGCTTGAGCAGATCGGTGGGGGGCTGCATGTCCAGCCCGATGAGCGTGGCGCCAATGCTGGGAGTGCTGTGGTAGGTGTGTGCACCCAATGCATAGGGCATATTCAAGCGGCGCAAGATCTTCTCGCCCACCCGGCGGGCCAGTGAGGCGGCCTCTTCGCTGCTAGTGGCGAGGTTCTTGAGCATGATCACGAACTCGTCGCCCCCCAGCCGGGCCACGGTGTCTTCGGTGCGCACACAGGCCTTCAGGCGCTGAGCCACTTGGCGCAGCAGCACATCCCCCACCTCATGACCCAGGGTGTCGTTGAGGGTTTTGAAATGGTCCAGGTCCAGAAACAGCAAGGCGCCATGCAGGCCGCTGCGGGCGCTGGCGGCCACCGTCTGCTGGATGCGGTCCATCAGCAAACGGCGGTTGGGCAAGCCGGTGAGCGGGTCGTAGAAAGCCAGGTTTTCGATCTCGGCGCTCGCGCGGCGCAGCTCGGTCACGTCGTGGTAGGTGATCACCAGGCCTGCATCGGGCGTGGCACGCTCGGTGACCTGGATCACGCGCCCATCGGGCAGGCCCTGCTCATGTGGGCCCTGAGGGTTGCGCTGCACTGCCACGCGGTGCTCCACCCAGCGCAATTGCTCCTCGGCACTGGCGTTGTCCAGGTGGTGGCGGGCCTTTTCCATCAGCAGTTCCCGAAAGGGCACCTGCGCTGCCAATTGGCCCTTGAGCCAGGGGTAAATTTCTTCAAAACGCCGGTTCCACTGCACCAGGCGCATCTGGCTGTCGAGCAAGACAAAGCCGCTGACCATGGACTCCAGGGCTTCGTCCAGCGTGGCCTTGGAGTGGGCAATGGCCAGGCGGGCCTGCGTCATGCGGTCGAGGTAGCGCATGGACACCGCGCCCACCAACACCATCATCACCACAAAACCCAAGGTCGTGAGCAGGATGCCGTCGCGGGTAGAACGCCAGGCCACCAGCGCATCGTCACGCGGCACGCTCGCGGCGATGCGCAAGTCCTGGTACATCAAAGGCCGGTACACCACCAGGGCCAGCGCCCCACTCAAACGCGCACGCGCTTGCCATGCCGGGCCCAGCACATCCAGATCGGCCAGCGGCGGCGCCAGGGAGCGGGCCAGCGCGTCTTCTTGCCGAGGCATGGTGAGCAGCGCCTGGCCCGCGGCGCGTTCCAGCGTCACTTGCAGCCCTGCGATGTCCATGCCCTGGGTGAGTACACCCGCCAGCGCGCTGACCGGCACTTCGGCCACGGCCAACATCTGGGTGCCATCGACCAGCCGCATCTGCCGGGCCAGGTACAGCACACGCTCGGCGCTGACAAAGCTCACGGCCGGTGCGCTGACCATCAGCATCGAGACCGGTTGTTCAAACACCGATGCCGCAAAGCCCGCAGGCAGTGACACCGATAGCGAGGCCCCGGCCGCGTCAGACGAAGCGAACACGCGCCCCTGCGTGTCCAACAGCGCCACATAGCGCACCATCAGGTTCTGGCGGGCAGAGCTGCGCAGGCGTTGGCTGGCTACCTCAGGGTCCAGCCACTCGGGGCGCGCGCCTGACAGCTCCAGCATCTCGTCCATGCTGGCCAACAATACGTCCACCGCCAGCAAGGAGCGGTTGAGCGCCGACTCCGCGCTGGACACAAATCGACTGGCACCGCTGGCACTATCGGCCAGCGCCACCTGCCGGGCGTTCAGGATGAGGGTAACGGCCACGGCCACCACGGCCAGCACGAACGACGCGACACCGCCCCACACGAAAAGTTTGATGCGCCGGGGTACCGCCACGTTCATGGGGCTTTAGGGGCCATGATGCCGCGCACCGGCCCGATGGTGGAGTTCCAGACCTGGGCACAGCGGGCGCCACAGCGCTGCAGCCAACGTGGGAGCACGGTCGATGCCAGGATCTCACTGCGGCGGCGCTCATCCTGCGCCGACACAGGCACCACCACCAGACGCCCCTTGCGCCCACCAACGCACTCTGCCGCCCCCCGGTTGCAGGCCATGCCATCGGCTGTTTCCCGCTCGGACTCCGCCCAGATGGAGGACTCCAGCTTGGGCAACTCGCGCCGCAACAACTCGCGCAGGTCTGCAGGCAACGCCGCCCAGGCCGTGCGATTGGCCCCAAACACCGCCAGCCCCCAAGTCACAGGCAGGGCGTGCACATGGGTCATGAGGGTGTGCAAACCCAAGGTGTTGCCCGACATGGTGCCGGTGATGGCGCAGTCGGTGTTGCCCGCCGTGAAGCTGGGCACGATCTGCGCAAACCCCGTCAGTACGGGCTCTGCGCCCAGGGCGCTCACAAAATCAGCCTGGGTGGACGAGGACACACGCACCCGCCGCCCCGACAAGTCCGACAGCCCACGCAATGGCTTGCCGCAAAACACCACCTGGGCTGGGTATACGTAAATGGCCAGAGGCTCCACCCCATGCTGCTCGCGCAGTGTCTTTTCCAGGTAGGGGCGGAATGCCGCCAGCGTGCTGCGCAGGGTGGCAATGTCAGGGTTCAACCCCGCCAGATCGGGGGCGGTGTACTCGGGGTACTGCGCCGTGAAGGAGCTCATCAGCGCCGTGCCAAACGGCACCACCCCCAGCTGCAACAAGCGCAGCATTTCGGTGCCCGGCACGCCAGCACGGTCAAAAGGGACGATCTCAGCGCTGTAGCGCCCACCGCTCAGGCGGGCGAGGTCATGCTTCCAAAACGGCTCTTCGCGGCGCGTGTATTGGCTCAGGTCTGCCAAGCCCCCACGACACGCAGGTGGTAAGGCGCCGCCTGCGGCTTGGCCTGGGGCCATGCCGCCGTAGCCACCAAACCGCCCGCGCAGCAGCACGCCAGAGCAGCGCAGTGGCGAAGCAATCGCAGCGGACGTGATAGGCGAAACATGGCAGCCGGACAACCCTGGTTTGTGAGGAGTCTTGCTTCTCCCAATCGGAAAAGCCAAAAAGCACCACCCTGCGGGCCACAGGCGTAGCGGCGCCCATTGTGCCTACGCTACGCCCGCACCATCCCCCAAATAACCACGTTTGGACACATTTAATTGACACTAATCAAGAGCAGGCGCCCACCTCGAGCACCGCTCACCTGCGTTGCACGACTTGACCGGGCTCAAGCCCCTGGGTAAGCGCCGCCGTCGGCCAACACATTCTGGCCCGTCATGTAGGCAGCATGCACGCTGCACAAAAATGCGCAAATAGCCCCGAACTCCTCAGGCGTGCCATACCGCCCGGCGG
This genomic window contains:
- a CDS encoding NUDIX domain-containing protein encodes the protein MNALKPSPVPPHAALAQWLVTARQAAHQPAAQARMPLVAAGQVVGSVAQGFLNEIGLQRLLDKRYQLSIQELGAGPAWHLQVAPEEITPALNAVAAVLHAAGRCGPWRNEQLAVTNPQGEVVGTVERGAVRVLGITTRAVHLVGLAPDGRMWVQKRSLTKPNNPGMWDTLMGGMVSAADSLPQALARETWEEAGLDVAQLEAVTHGGHVDFSRPSREGGGVGFMVERIDWFQAQVPHALEPNNQDGEVERFELLAPAQVHERMVQGAFTSEAALVLAGFYRW
- a CDS encoding DMT family transporter, encoding MTQRLTPGTAALLVTAPLLWAGNAVVGRLVHTMIAPIALNFIRWLLAFAILLPLAHAVLRKDSPLWPHWRRYAVLGLLGIGLYNALQYMALQTSTPINVTLVGSSMPVWMLAVGTLFFGAKVTRQQLAGAVLSIAGVLIVLSRGEWGQLLALRLVPGDLFMLLATGSWSFYSWLLVRTSEPASLRGDWAAFLMAQMVFGLGWSGAFAGVEWGLGRTHIDWSWPLAAALAFIAVGPAVLAYRCWGVGVQRAGPAVAGFFINLTPLFAALLSAAFLGETPHLFHGVAFALIVGGIVVSSRR
- a CDS encoding EAL domain-containing protein, which encodes MNVAVPRRIKLFVWGGVASFVLAVVAVAVTLILNARQVALADSASGASRFVSSAESALNRSLLAVDVLLASMDEMLELSGARPEWLDPEVASQRLRSSARQNLMVRYVALLDTQGRVFASSDAAGASLSVSLPAGFAASVFEQPVSMLMVSAPAVSFVSAERVLYLARQMRLVDGTQMLAVAEVPVSALAGVLTQGMDIAGLQVTLERAAGQALLTMPRQEDALARSLAPPLADLDVLGPAWQARARLSGALALVVYRPLMYQDLRIAASVPRDDALVAWRSTRDGILLTTLGFVVMMVLVGAVSMRYLDRMTQARLAIAHSKATLDEALESMVSGFVLLDSQMRLVQWNRRFEEIYPWLKGQLAAQVPFRELLMEKARHHLDNASAEEQLRWVEHRVAVQRNPQGPHEQGLPDGRVIQVTERATPDAGLVITYHDVTELRRASAEIENLAFYDPLTGLPNRRLLMDRIQQTVAASARSGLHGALLFLDLDHFKTLNDTLGHEVGDVLLRQVAQRLKACVRTEDTVARLGGDEFVIMLKNLATSSEEAASLARRVGEKILRRLNMPYALGAHTYHSTPSIGATLIGLDMQPPTDLLKQADIAMYQVKSQGRNSLCFFDPQMQIAINQRVQLENDLQLAITGSQFELHYQPQQRLDGRIVGVEGLIRWRHPERGLVAPGQFIAVAEESELIVPIGHWVLRTACEQLAAWKGDARYQHVQVSVNVSARQFRQRDFVARVVEVLRETGAQAHLLKLELTESLVLDDVDDTIAKMVQLKTKGVRFSVDDFGTGYSSLAYLTRLPLDQLKIDQSFVRNLGAKQTDDVIVQTIIGMARNLELDVIAEGVETAEQRDTLARYGCHYFQGYLLGHPMPVQELEALLARDPAAAGLEA
- a CDS encoding LysR family transcriptional regulator, which translates into the protein MNITLRQLHVFQSVADTRNFSRTGDAVGLTQPAVSRCITELEAQLGLKLLNRTTREVTLTDAGQRLAARLPRVLEELETTLLDVRELATERRGRVRVASSPTLSANLMPDCIAQAHSALPGLELVLLDRIQSAVLASVLSGEVDFGVVIDPSERDALHCETILTEPFCLACPPGHRLVRKRQVRWADLQGEALVLLDHESGSRRLIDRALAEHSVQCTVAQEVGHPTTIFRMLDAGLGISVIPTLAIPPEGLPQLAVRPLLPRINREIMLVHRRNRALSPVAQAAWDLVRDVAAQRAST
- a CDS encoding quinone oxidoreductase, with protein sequence MSLAVQIRQHGGPEELQIVDVPVGEPGPGEIRIRHRAVGLNFIDVYHRTGLYPLGMPATIGMEGAGVVEAVGEGVTHLQPGDRAAYASAPPGSYCEARVMPAKTVCKLPDAIDFETGAAMMLKGLTAQYLLKKTLPVEGLQPGDFVLFHAAAGGVGLIACQWAKALGLQLIGTAGSDAKCQLALANGAAHAINYSTEDFAARVKDITGGKGVKVVYDSVGKDTWDKSLDCLRPFGLMASFGNASGPAPAFAPGMLGAKGSLYVTRQTLFTHIATREATQAMADDLFAVVASGQVKIHIDQRYPLAEVQQAHRDLEARKTTGCTILTL
- a CDS encoding flagellin; translated protein: MAATINTNVASLTAQRNLGASQSSLNTSIQRLSSGLRINSAKDDAAGLAISERFTSQIKGLNQAVRNANDGISLAQTAEGALKASGDILQRVRELAVQSANATNSAGDRQALQAEVGQLVSELDRISKTTEFNGMKLMDGSFGTQQFQVGANANQTIVASTGDLRTNGYGNNQVLAAGTATTTNNNNNGVTAGTLSVNGFVGSKDIAVASLATASAIAASVNGVKADTGVTATARTELSVAFGAAGAYTLAIQSDNTVGQSISFTLSASNTADGLSAAISAINDQSSKTGVTAALSADGTKIQMTNATGNDVLINDFNTPNAGTVTVQKLDAAGANVGAAVVLAVNATSDNAKTSGYVTLDSEKSFSVTATGTNAATAASSTIKKVSELDITTFAKATDALKTVDSALSFINGERAKLGALQSRFETSISNLQVTSENLSASRSRILDADFASETANLSRAQILQQAGTAMVAQANQLPQGVLSLLR
- a CDS encoding TRAP transporter substrate-binding protein, which gives rise to MSGCHVSPITSAAIASPLRCSGVLLRGRFGGYGGMAPGQAAGGALPPACRGGLADLSQYTRREEPFWKHDLARLSGGRYSAEIVPFDRAGVPGTEMLRLLQLGVVPFGTALMSSFTAQYPEYTAPDLAGLNPDIATLRSTLAAFRPYLEKTLREQHGVEPLAIYVYPAQVVFCGKPLRGLSDLSGRRVRVSSSTQADFVSALGAEPVLTGFAQIVPSFTAGNTDCAITGTMSGNTLGLHTLMTHVHALPVTWGLAVFGANRTAWAALPADLRELLRRELPKLESSIWAESERETADGMACNRGAAECVGGRKGRLVVVPVSAQDERRRSEILASTVLPRWLQRCGARCAQVWNSTIGPVRGIMAPKAP